From Enterococcus mundtii, the proteins below share one genomic window:
- a CDS encoding GNAT family N-acetyltransferase, whose product MFQQLNKSDLPWALLLEADPDKDKVIAYVTNGDGFIWKEHDEVIGVLVYVIRETECEIMNVSVAAAHQGRGIGGKLIDHALEELSKECKQPTKILIRTGSITNPALHLYQKKGFKEVSREKDYFINNYAEPIYEEGILLRDQVTLAKEL is encoded by the coding sequence ATGTTTCAACAATTGAACAAAAGTGACTTACCATGGGCGTTATTATTAGAAGCCGATCCTGATAAAGACAAAGTGATCGCTTATGTGACCAATGGCGATGGGTTTATCTGGAAAGAGCATGATGAAGTGATCGGTGTGCTTGTTTATGTAATCAGAGAAACGGAATGTGAGATCATGAATGTTTCTGTTGCTGCTGCACATCAAGGAAGAGGAATCGGTGGCAAGCTGATTGATCATGCACTTGAAGAGTTGAGCAAAGAATGCAAACAACCAACAAAAATATTGATCCGTACAGGAAGTATTACGAATCCAGCGTTACATCTTTATCAGAAAAAAGGCTTTAAAGAAGTATCGAGAGAAAAGGATTACTTTATCAATAATTACGCAGAACCAATCTATGAAGAGGGGATACTTCTTAGAGATCAAGTAACCTTAGCCAAAGAATTATAG
- a CDS encoding 2-hydroxyacyl-CoA dehydratase, with the protein MKMYGGIDVGSTTVKLVILDNHGETLFAKYERHYADIRKATINILEEAKTTLQDQAIAFAITGSGGMGLAEHLQLPFIQEVIACTKTIEERIPETDVAIELGGEDAKITFFGSSLEQRMNGSCAGGTGAFIDQMAALLKTDANGLNELAKAYQQLYPIASRCGVFAKTDVQPLINEGAAKADIAASIFQAVVNQTIAGLAAGRKIKGKVAFLGGPLYFMSELRQRFIETLGLSTEEVVFPENPQLFVALGAAYHAKASKEKTLGELIQKLESQEQELLHHSRSLAPLFQNDQELADFRSRHEKAKVQECALATHQGVAFLGIDAGSTTTKVTLINQSGELLFSFYGNNEGQPLETTINVLKNMYQQMPKDCFIGKAVVTGYGEALIKSALKIDIGEVETMAHYKAANFFQPGVDFILDIGGQDMKAMTIKDGALSSIQLNEACSSGCGSFIETFAKSLGYGIQDFAVAAISAKNPVDLGSRCTVFMNSKVKQVQKEGASVGDISAGLSYSVIKNAIYKVIKIRKPEDLGNKIVCQGGTFYNDAVLRAFEKISGREVVRPSISGLMGAYGASLIALEEYQKGEISELLSFEELSQLTTEKELTHCGLCENNCLLTVTLFSDGRKLISGNRCERGAQIKIKKADKKINLVAEKSRQLFRYRPLRKTEAVNGEIGIPRVLNMYENFPLWQTFFRSLGFRVVLSPRSSKEIYEQGIDTISSDTVCYPAKLVHGHIQSLIDAGVSCIFYPGVIFEQKENNQADNHFNCPIVQSYPDVIKNNVDAIREGRIDYRQPFLNLANEASVAKTLHQTFSDYGFSEDQIKEALHQGYEALADFKKEIQQKGEETLRMLHQNNERGIVLAGRPYHLDPEINHGIAELITQEGFHVLTEDSIAHLGDVGQLRVVNQWVYQSRLYAAARVVAKSKELELVQLNSFGCGIDAVTTDQVEEIMAQYGKLYTVLKIDEGANLGAIRIRLRSLKAAVNARTKQQFRPTKQFHTPDKITFTKEMKKTHTLLLPMLSPIHQSGLVDVALKASGYQVVCLPRNSGSAIDVGLKYVNNDACYPAIISIGQIVEALESGTYDLNHTSVMMTQTGGGCRATNYIPLLRKALDEAGFPQIPVVSVSFGNQGVESSPGFTFTLPLLKRLAVAFLYGDLFERVIYRTRPYEIEKGAIDEMHHQWLERVERNVKNGSLTNFNRNMAKIIHDFDTVPLTNQRKPKVGIVGEILVKYSPTANNDIVRLLEEEGAEVVVPDIMGFMNYSIYNQIWKYEHLGHSKKSKWVAQFLIRLIEYVVKPMDKALRKSQRFDGITPIHQLADEASQILSIGNQTGEGWFLTGEMIELLENDVPNIVCMQPFGCLPNHVVGKGVFKELRHRYPKANITAIDYDPGASVVNQLNRIRLMMATAMKTLNP; encoded by the coding sequence ATGAAAATGTACGGAGGTATCGATGTAGGTTCAACGACAGTCAAATTAGTGATTCTTGATAACCATGGCGAAACTCTTTTTGCTAAATACGAACGACATTATGCAGATATCAGAAAAGCAACCATCAACATATTAGAAGAAGCCAAAACAACTTTACAAGATCAGGCGATTGCTTTTGCAATCACTGGTTCTGGCGGGATGGGATTAGCGGAACATCTACAATTGCCTTTTATCCAAGAAGTGATTGCATGTACAAAAACGATCGAAGAAAGGATTCCCGAAACAGATGTAGCGATTGAATTAGGAGGAGAAGATGCCAAAATCACCTTTTTTGGTTCTTCTTTAGAACAACGAATGAACGGTAGCTGCGCGGGAGGGACAGGCGCATTTATTGATCAGATGGCAGCACTATTGAAAACCGATGCAAATGGGTTGAATGAACTAGCCAAAGCGTATCAACAGCTTTATCCAATTGCCTCTCGCTGTGGTGTATTCGCTAAAACGGATGTACAACCACTGATCAACGAAGGAGCGGCGAAAGCCGATATTGCTGCTAGTATTTTTCAAGCCGTCGTCAATCAAACGATCGCTGGTTTAGCAGCAGGAAGAAAGATCAAAGGAAAGGTCGCCTTTTTAGGTGGCCCACTTTACTTTATGTCCGAATTGCGCCAACGCTTTATTGAAACCCTTGGCTTATCGACAGAAGAAGTGGTTTTTCCAGAAAATCCGCAACTATTCGTGGCATTAGGGGCAGCTTATCACGCAAAAGCTTCAAAGGAAAAGACACTCGGTGAATTAATCCAGAAATTGGAAAGCCAAGAACAAGAGTTGCTTCATCATTCTCGTTCTTTAGCGCCACTTTTTCAGAACGATCAAGAGTTAGCTGATTTTCGCAGCCGACACGAAAAAGCGAAGGTGCAAGAATGCGCTCTAGCTACCCATCAGGGGGTGGCTTTTCTAGGTATTGATGCTGGTTCAACGACGACGAAAGTCACCTTGATCAATCAATCAGGAGAGCTATTATTCTCATTTTATGGAAACAATGAAGGACAGCCTTTAGAAACAACCATCAACGTATTGAAAAATATGTATCAGCAAATGCCCAAAGACTGCTTTATCGGTAAAGCGGTAGTGACTGGCTATGGTGAAGCGTTGATCAAGAGTGCGTTGAAAATCGATATTGGCGAAGTCGAAACGATGGCGCATTATAAAGCAGCAAATTTTTTTCAACCAGGTGTCGATTTTATTTTAGATATTGGCGGACAAGACATGAAGGCAATGACGATCAAGGACGGTGCATTGTCCTCGATTCAATTGAACGAAGCCTGTTCTTCAGGTTGTGGTTCATTTATCGAAACATTTGCTAAGTCATTAGGTTATGGAATCCAAGATTTTGCGGTTGCTGCTATTTCAGCCAAGAACCCTGTGGACTTAGGTTCCAGGTGTACGGTCTTCATGAATTCAAAGGTCAAGCAAGTCCAAAAAGAAGGTGCTTCTGTTGGAGACATCTCGGCTGGTTTATCTTATTCTGTGATCAAAAATGCGATCTACAAAGTAATCAAAATCAGAAAACCAGAAGATCTAGGCAATAAGATCGTGTGTCAAGGTGGAACCTTTTACAACGATGCAGTCTTGCGAGCATTTGAAAAAATCAGTGGAAGAGAAGTTGTTCGTCCTTCTATCTCAGGATTGATGGGTGCATATGGCGCTTCTTTGATTGCTCTGGAAGAATATCAAAAAGGGGAAATAAGTGAACTACTCTCCTTCGAAGAATTGTCTCAGCTGACGACAGAAAAAGAACTGACGCACTGTGGGTTGTGTGAGAACAATTGCCTGTTGACGGTCACTTTATTTTCTGATGGTCGGAAACTGATTTCTGGTAATCGTTGTGAACGTGGGGCGCAGATCAAAATCAAAAAAGCCGATAAGAAAATCAATTTAGTGGCTGAAAAATCTCGGCAATTATTCCGTTACCGCCCATTACGAAAAACAGAAGCTGTCAACGGTGAAATCGGGATTCCAAGAGTATTGAATATGTATGAAAACTTTCCACTTTGGCAGACTTTCTTTCGTTCTTTAGGTTTTCGAGTAGTCTTATCCCCTCGATCGAGTAAGGAAATCTACGAACAAGGGATCGACACGATTTCAAGTGATACCGTCTGTTATCCAGCGAAGCTGGTGCATGGCCATATCCAGTCACTGATCGATGCTGGTGTTTCCTGCATTTTTTATCCTGGCGTGATCTTTGAGCAGAAAGAGAATAACCAAGCGGACAATCATTTTAATTGTCCCATCGTTCAAAGTTATCCAGATGTCATTAAAAACAATGTTGATGCGATTCGGGAAGGACGGATCGATTACCGTCAGCCGTTTTTGAATCTAGCGAACGAAGCATCAGTGGCAAAGACGTTACACCAAACATTTTCTGACTATGGGTTTTCAGAAGATCAAATAAAAGAAGCTTTACACCAAGGATATGAAGCATTAGCTGATTTTAAAAAAGAGATCCAACAAAAAGGAGAAGAAACCTTAAGGATGCTACATCAGAATAATGAACGTGGCATCGTCCTTGCAGGTCGACCTTACCATCTAGATCCGGAAATCAACCATGGGATTGCAGAATTAATCACACAAGAAGGCTTCCATGTGTTGACAGAAGATAGCATCGCTCATCTAGGAGATGTGGGGCAATTACGAGTAGTGAATCAATGGGTCTATCAATCAAGATTATATGCTGCTGCCCGAGTCGTCGCAAAATCTAAGGAGTTAGAACTAGTTCAATTAAACTCTTTCGGGTGTGGTATCGATGCGGTGACAACTGATCAAGTGGAAGAAATCATGGCGCAATATGGCAAGTTATACACTGTACTAAAAATCGATGAAGGCGCAAATTTAGGTGCTATCAGGATACGCTTGCGCTCATTAAAAGCGGCAGTCAATGCACGAACCAAACAACAATTTCGCCCAACGAAACAATTTCATACACCAGATAAAATCACCTTTACCAAAGAAATGAAGAAAACACATACCTTGTTATTGCCAATGTTGAGTCCTATCCATCAATCTGGTTTAGTTGATGTTGCTTTAAAAGCCTCAGGATATCAAGTTGTTTGTTTGCCAAGAAACAGTGGAAGTGCCATTGATGTCGGGTTAAAGTACGTCAATAATGACGCGTGTTATCCAGCAATCATCTCGATCGGGCAAATAGTCGAGGCATTGGAAAGTGGCACATATGACTTAAATCATACCAGTGTGATGATGACCCAAACGGGAGGTGGATGCCGAGCGACTAATTATATCCCACTGCTTCGAAAGGCGCTTGATGAAGCTGGCTTCCCACAGATACCCGTAGTTTCTGTGTCTTTCGGCAATCAAGGGGTAGAATCTTCTCCTGGTTTTACGTTCACATTGCCATTATTGAAACGTTTAGCGGTTGCTTTTTTATATGGTGATCTTTTTGAACGGGTCATTTACCGTACTCGACCATATGAGATAGAAAAAGGCGCGATTGATGAAATGCACCATCAATGGCTTGAACGAGTGGAACGCAATGTCAAAAATGGTTCTTTGACAAACTTCAACCGAAATATGGCGAAAATCATCCATGATTTTGACACGGTTCCGCTAACGAATCAAAGGAAACCTAAAGTAGGAATTGTTGGAGAGATTCTAGTCAAGTATTCACCTACGGCCAATAATGATATCGTCCGATTATTAGAAGAAGAAGGCGCTGAAGTCGTTGTTCCTGATATCATGGGGTTTATGAATTATTCGATATACAACCAAATCTGGAAATACGAACACTTAGGTCATTCAAAAAAAAGTAAATGGGTCGCACAATTTCTTATCCGCTTGATTGAATATGTTGTAAAGCCAATGGATAAAGCCTTAAGGAAATCACAACGTTTTGATGGAATAACACCAATTCATCAATTAGCAGATGAAGCAAGCCAGATTCTATCAATTGGCAATCAGACCGGTGAAGGCTGGTTTTTAACCGGTGAGATGATTGAATTGTTAGAGAATGATGTCCCTAATATCGTTTGCATGCAACCATTTGGCTGTCTACCAAATCATGTCGTTGGAAAAGGGGTATTCAAAGAGCTGCGTCATCGTTACCCAAAAGCCAACATTACTGCAATCGATTATGATCCAGGTGCTTCCGTAGTCAATCAATTGAATCGCATCCGTTTGATGATGGCAACGGCCATGAAAACATTGAATCCATAA
- a CDS encoding TetR/AcrR family transcriptional regulator, which yields MMKKNDLRVKRTNKMIIEAFLRLLETKSMERITIQEIADEAMINRATFYAHFKDKQDLYEHLFHIAIQTFTSILDLEPLMEGNKLKLKRVNRALTQIYQLVAENKAIFITTLDGTSIEFFRKKLKIFLSEKYATIFDRLKITENELEVPIDFITEYITAIFTGTLHWWVTSDTEMTPKQLATLVIKLVGNGHLTVLGIEIEK from the coding sequence ATGATGAAGAAAAACGATCTTCGAGTGAAACGTACCAACAAAATGATTATTGAAGCGTTCTTACGTTTACTAGAAACAAAAAGTATGGAGCGAATCACGATCCAAGAAATCGCCGATGAAGCAATGATCAATCGTGCGACTTTTTATGCACATTTCAAAGACAAACAAGATCTTTATGAGCATTTATTCCATATCGCTATCCAGACATTTACCTCGATCTTAGATTTGGAACCCTTGATGGAAGGTAATAAATTGAAGCTGAAACGGGTCAACCGTGCCTTAACTCAAATTTACCAATTGGTTGCTGAGAACAAAGCTATATTTATTACGACTTTGGACGGCACTTCGATCGAATTTTTCAGGAAAAAATTGAAAATTTTCTTATCTGAAAAATACGCAACTATTTTTGATCGTCTAAAAATCACAGAGAACGAACTAGAAGTACCTATCGATTTTATCACAGAATACATAACTGCCATTTTTACCGGTACTTTACATTGGTGGGTCACCAGCGATACCGAGATGACACCAAAGCAATTAGCTACTTTAGTCATCAAATTAGTGGGAAATGGTCACTTGACCGTCTTAGGGATCGAGATTGAAAAATAA
- the yidD gene encoding membrane protein insertion efficiency factor YidD: protein MKKFLIYLVRGYQRFISPAFPPSCRYYPTCSNYMIQAIQVHGALKGTLMGTARIFRCHPFVKGGIDYVPRHFRLTRNKEDQSMPDYKKYKK, encoded by the coding sequence ATGAAAAAATTTTTGATTTATTTAGTTCGCGGATACCAGCGATTTATTTCACCTGCGTTCCCACCAAGTTGTCGGTATTATCCAACTTGTTCCAATTACATGATCCAAGCCATCCAAGTACATGGTGCGCTCAAAGGAACCCTAATGGGAACAGCACGCATCTTTCGTTGCCATCCATTTGTGAAAGGCGGTATCGATTATGTGCCTCGTCACTTTCGTTTGACGCGTAATAAAGAAGATCAATCGATGCCAGACTATAAAAAATACAAAAAATAG
- a CDS encoding DNA-directed RNA polymerase subunit beta, which produces MTSPRYILISLVKILAVILLVLLLFIIGTMIGYGLIGGGSPFKVFQPSLWLHIFDFFS; this is translated from the coding sequence ATGACGAGTCCACGCTATATTTTGATAAGTTTGGTAAAAATTTTAGCTGTCATTTTACTTGTACTCCTATTATTCATCATTGGAACAATGATCGGATATGGTTTGATTGGCGGTGGAAGTCCATTCAAGGTCTTTCAACCGAGCTTATGGTTGCATATCTTCGATTTCTTTAGTTAA
- a CDS encoding DUF2969 domain-containing protein, giving the protein MSKKNKDIEVRTEEIKKTIKGNTYDVTQLFIGKKMIGEILAYGPKEFEIFLGEEDFGKEKSLENAIETVIRHWNLHE; this is encoded by the coding sequence ATGTCAAAAAAGAATAAAGATATTGAAGTGCGTACCGAAGAGATCAAAAAAACGATCAAAGGGAACACATATGATGTAACGCAGTTATTTATTGGTAAAAAAATGATCGGTGAAATTTTAGCGTATGGACCAAAAGAATTTGAGATTTTCTTGGGAGAAGAAGACTTTGGCAAAGAAAAAAGTCTTGAAAATGCGATAGAAACAGTGATTCGTCATTGGAATTTACACGAATAA
- a CDS encoding ROK family protein, whose product MGILAFDFGGSAVKYGYWELETLTHKGQFTTPATWIEMKAQLSSVFQQLSQEVAINGVAFSAPGVVNSQRQVIEGISAIPYIHGFDIYTELEELFGLPVAMENDANCAGMAEFYEGAARGYQNVAFVVIGTGVGGAMFTNGELNKGAHLYGGEFGLMFLNGEHTFSTLGTAVQMAWRYCERKGLDKNTFSGKEVFELAENGDPLAQEEVESFYDYLTKGLFSIQFSFDPEVIVLGGGISAKEGLLTEINQRMKKLTSHFGLNDFDPLITLCEYRNDANLIGAAANYLAQQEAGK is encoded by the coding sequence ATGGGGATTTTAGCATTCGATTTTGGCGGTTCAGCTGTCAAATATGGTTATTGGGAACTAGAAACACTAACACATAAAGGTCAGTTCACAACACCAGCTACATGGATAGAAATGAAAGCGCAATTATCATCGGTATTCCAACAATTATCACAAGAAGTAGCAATCAATGGGGTTGCCTTTAGTGCACCAGGTGTTGTGAATAGCCAACGACAAGTGATTGAAGGCATCAGCGCGATTCCTTATATCCATGGGTTTGATATTTATACTGAATTAGAGGAATTGTTTGGTCTGCCAGTCGCTATGGAAAATGATGCGAATTGCGCGGGAATGGCTGAGTTTTATGAAGGTGCTGCTCGTGGCTATCAAAATGTTGCTTTTGTAGTGATTGGTACAGGCGTGGGTGGTGCGATGTTCACTAATGGTGAATTGAATAAAGGCGCTCATCTTTATGGCGGAGAATTTGGCTTGATGTTTCTTAATGGGGAGCATACATTCAGTACATTAGGAACGGCAGTCCAAATGGCGTGGCGATACTGTGAACGCAAAGGATTAGATAAAAATACCTTTAGTGGAAAAGAAGTCTTTGAATTAGCAGAAAATGGCGATCCTCTCGCACAAGAAGAAGTTGAATCTTTTTATGATTATTTAACAAAAGGGTTATTTAGTATTCAATTTTCATTTGATCCAGAAGTGATCGTATTGGGTGGTGGAATTTCTGCAAAAGAGGGATTACTGACAGAAATCAATCAACGGATGAAAAAATTGACGAGTCATTTTGGGTTGAATGATTTTGATCCATTGATCACCTTGTGTGAGTATCGCAATGATGCGAACCTGATAGGGGCAGCCGCAAATTATCTAGCGCAACAAGAAGCAGGAAAATAA